In Leptodactylus fuscus isolate aLepFus1 chromosome 2, aLepFus1.hap2, whole genome shotgun sequence, one genomic interval encodes:
- the LANCL3 gene encoding lanC-like protein 3 — translation MENRRCFTNRFSDYKGSLVAGQSRELGAPLILRTVERILEKLPAQGGQEGGLYGGLAGVAYMLYHVSQCPLFSAHRDSYLRRAGSIIESCVLYYDQEQDRETRASFLLGGAGVYAVAAMIYKALGRADVTQVLDKFRALCDICVPLGFLECGSDELFVGRSGYLCAALVLRQKMGIEVLTPEQIRSICHAILESGKQYSKKKRKPFPLMYSYYGTEYLGAAHGLSSILQMLLSYQDHLQPCDRDLVWQSVDFLVNQEQNCNWPPELGEVIERENELVHWCHGAPGIAYLFAKAYLLSKKPCYLDTCIRCGELTWEKGLLKKGPGICHGVAGSAYVFLLLYRLTGNSKYIYRAQRFAEFLSSEEFRVGSCTVESIYSLYEGLSGTVSFMVDLLQPNQAEFPLFSVFV, via the exons ATGGAGAACAGGCGCTGTTTTACCAACCGCTTCTCCGACTACAAGGGCAGCCTGGTGGCCGGCCAGAGCAGAGAGCTGGGGGCTCCGCTCATCCTCAGAACGGTGGAGCGCATCTTGGAGAAGCTGCCGGCACAAGGAGGACAGGAGGGCGGGCTGTATGGAGGGCTGGCCGGGGTGGCATACATGCTCTACCACGTCTCCCAATGCCCGCTCTTCAGCGCTCATAGGGACAGCTACCTGCGGCGCGCCGGCTCCATCATAGAGTCGTGTGTGCTGTACTATGACCAGGAGCAGGACCGGGAGACCCGCGCCTCCTTCCTGCTGGGCGGTGCGGGGGTCTACGCTGTGGCCGCGATGATCTACAAGGCGCTGGGACGGGCGGACGTCACCCAGGTGCTGGACAAGTTCCGGGCGCTGTGTGACATCTGTGTCCCTCTCGGCTTTCTGGAGTGCGGCTCGGATGAGCTGTTTGTGGGCAGGAGCGGGTACCTGTGCGCCGCGCTGGTCCTGAGGCAGAAGATGGGCATAGAG GTGTTAACTCCAGAACAGATCAGGTCAATCTGCCATGCCATCTTGGAGTCGGGGAAACAGTATTCAAAGAAGAAGAGGAAACCATTTCCACTTATGTACTCATACTATGGAACAGAATACCTAG GAGCAGCACACGGACTTTCTTCTATCCTACAAATGCTGCTTTCCTACCAAGATCACCTTCAGCCATGTGACCGAGACCTTGTTTGGCAAAGTGTTGACTTTCTTGTGAACCAGGAGCAAAACTGCAATTGGCCACCGGAGCTCGGGGAAGTGATAGAACGTGAAAATGAACTTGTCCACTGGTGTCATGGGGCCCCAG GCATCGCCTATCTTTTCGCAAAAGCGTATTTATTATCAAAGAAGCCATGTTACCTGGACACTTGTATCCGCTGTGGAGAGCTGACCTGGGAGAAGGGATTACTGAAGAAAGGACCTGGTATCTGTCATGGAGTTGCTGGCAGCGCGTATGTGTTTCTGTTACTTTACAGACTTACAGGGAACTCCAAGTATATCTACAGAGCCCAGAG ATTTGCAGAATTTCTGTCTTCAGAGGAATTCAGAGTTGGATCGTGCACTGTGGAAAGCATCTACAGTCTCTATGAAGGTTTGTCAGGGACAGTCTCTTTTATGGTTGATTTACTGCAACCAAACCAGGCTGAATTTCCTCTTTTTAGTGTCTTTGTGTAG